The DNA region ATCCACTATGTGGTAGAAGGAGGTGTCTGTGAACCAAACTGTGCCCCAGAAATGCGAAACCTGATCGCCCAGATCGTGGCAAGTGACCCCCACTCGTACACAGAAGCGGTACTGGGAAAGAGTAATTGGGAATACTGTAATTGGATTTGCCGGAGTGACACATGGGGAGGGGCCATTGAGATCTCCATTCTATCCAAATTTTACCGGTGCGAGATCTGTGTCGTGGATACACAGACAGTACGAATCGACAGGTTTGGAGAGGACGTCAGCTACACGAAGCGGGTGCTTCTGATTTACGACGGGATTCACTACGACCCGTTGGAACGGCGGTTTGAGGACCCCGAGACCCCATCGCAAACCATCTTCTCCACGGCGGATGATGTTGTACTCGCTCAGGCACTGGAGCTGGGCGATGAGGCTAGAAGAAAACGGCAGTTCACCGATCTGAACAGATTCACACTGCGTTGCGTAGTCTGCCAGAAGGGCCTGGTGGGTCAGGTAGAAGCTAGGGAGCATGCTAAAGAGACGGGGCACACCAACTTCGGAGAGGTGTGATGTTCAGAAAATTACTTACCTCACGCTCCTGGAATGCACTGGAATATTTCTTTTAGGAACAAAATGGAATTATATGGATCTTTTAAACCCTGGTTTGATTAGTTGTGAGCTGATCAAATTGCTGGTTGGTTGAAAAGGTTAGTTCTCATTGTTAAACTGCTGTTTACATAGTAGGAATTGATTTTGCCTGATTATTCCAATCTATTATTATACACCTTTCATTGCATATTAAAATATTACTGCCTCAGGTTTTCCCCATTAAGTGTATTAACTAATGGAGAGATTTAGTTGCCAGAAAAATATGTCAGTGGTTTCTCCAGACTTTGATTGTTCCCGATTAAATTCACAGGAATGAGCCAAACTGAAAACCTCCTTACTGCAAAACATTCAACTGAAGAAAGTACATGTAAACTTTTTGGTGTGAATACTAATTCCTATAGGTTCATCATTCcactgttgggggggggcggtgggcgAGGGTAAGAACACGGTTGCCTGTTTAGTGATTTAACAAGTTTTTAGTGGTCAGTTCTTCAGAATAACATCCTGAGCTACCACTTTCATTTCTAGCCCGTGTTGATGGCCTGAAatattttttaattgttttgcTGAGTTACCATTTATTGCAGGGATttctaacctggggtccacggaccccccGGTTAGTGGTAGGGACATAAGAAAGGTTGCGAGCCCCTCATTTATTGTATAAATGCCTAGTAACCCACTTTCCCAGCCAAAGGGAAGTTTCACTGAATAGCCCAAGGCAACTCTAAGATCAGGAATCCCTACCCTTTATAGAAGTAGTAATGGCATATTGTATCCGGGACTAAGCTACACACTCAACCAAAGTATTTCACAAGTGAGATCTTGAGGAATGTTCACTGGATATCTTTGCCTCCCTAAAAATTCGAAAGCTGTTACAGCATCAAATTGTTACTTGAAAGGCAAAGATTTGGTTCTTAGATGATTGTGTAAACAGACAAGGAGGCAGCCCTATTGGTGATGCAGCTTCCTAACAAGATATCCAAGACAGACTCAGTTCAGGTGCAGTTAATAAATTTGAATTCTGAGGAAACAACCTTCCTATAATTTTCAGATATGAAACTTTGCAATTCCTCCACTAGCACGTGGAGAATCGTTACTTGATCTCAGTTACACTGTCAACGGGTGGATCTGTGAGTGTCCTAGTCCAAAGCTTTCCCAGTAAACAACTTTTGGATAATCAAATCCTTGATAGTGCCTCTTAACATTGACTCAGTGCACTGCATAAGAATTGatggtttttcaaagtcaaaCTTAATTCAAATCTACTCATCTTAATTGAATGACACAATTAAAATCGTGGTCCCCTGTTTTAACCATTTATCTGAAAATGGCTTCTATCCAGTCAAAATTGTGACAGAATTAGGGTTATTTTGTATGTGAATCACTTGTAGACATTAGTAAAGAAATTGTTTTGGAAAGCTGATCTTTAAAGATGACATTGATCTTTGAAGATGACTTTATATTTAATTGATGTTAAATTTATTTATGCAAGTATTCATTTTGTAGCAGGCCTAAACTGCTTTAGTCACAATCATTTTATGTGCCACATGTTTTTATCAGACATACATATGTAAATGTTTTAGATTTTTTCTAATGtatctgtaatttatttaaaGATGAAAACATTTTAAATAGTGAAAAAAATGGAGTTTTTGGTGCTATTATCAGAAGGaagccatttttaaaaaatttctaaaGCTCTGTTTAGAATTTTTCAGGATTGAGTCAACTGCAAATGAACAATGTTCAGATGTGAAAGCTCAGCTAACAAATATTACGAGTAGCAACTTGATTTCGTTATTGGCCCAGCATGTGGATGATGCCTTTGGGTTATTGTTTTCAGCTAATTCTAATAATTTAAGCAAAATCCTgttacagattattatctgagtgTGTGGATATGCCAAATTTTGTACCACAAGGTTATTATTGTAGTTGTTCAATATAAGGTAATGTTAGGAAACAACTCAGCTTATTCCAGAAACCATCAAGTGCGTGCACCCTTTGCTTCTCTGTTACGTTGGGTGCAAAGTAATGATCTCTGTGGCAGCAATGTGCCTTACACCCAACTCTGAAACCAATATTGTACAACATCTCCAAAGAACGTGGTATTTTGCTATATTTCAAGTGCTTTTTCCTTCGCAGATCATTTGGGACTAATTTCACATCACAAGTGTCTCTGGTTGCCAGTGTGAGCTAGAGGTCAAGAGTCTAGTTTTAATCCTTGCCAGTAGTACTTCTGCAGGATAAGCTGTCCCCCTCAAATATTCCTCTGTACGAGTTCACTACCAATAAGTGAGTCCCATAGTGTCATTGCTGTTCAATCTAAAGGTAATTTCCTTTCAAATCTTCCTGAACAGATTACGTTACTAACCCTTGTTTAAATGCTTTTTTTTGGGCAGTCTCTTGTAATTTTAGATAAACGCATGCACTTGAAAGAGGATTCTCCTTGTTCTGCCTTTGGCAAATAATTGCACTACTGCTATGTGCCTGCAGGTGGCATCTCAACCTAAGAGATGCAGCAATCATTGGTTAATGCACCATCAGTATGGTTCATGGCTAGATCATGAAGGGGACATTTCTATATTCTTGTTGCTAAAAGATTTTTAAAAGAGTTTGTGTCTATACTCATTAACTAATATCATGTAGCTATTTGCTTGAGTTATTGTCGAGTTATTTCTATAATTCCTCGTCACTGAAATTTATTAGGAATATAGcagaaggcctttcagcccatctagttgaaTGATCCTAGTGATCCAAATTCAGTTCCATGaacctgctttcttcccatatcctttgatttatTTAACCATTACTATTTCTCCTTGAAGATATTTCAGTAATTGGTCTCAACTGCCTTCTCTGGTgcagaattccacaggttcaccactcaaGGGTGTggatatttctcctcatctgaGTCCTACATGACTTGTCCCTTCTCGTTAGAGCCCCTTGAGATGACACCCTTGTCCTTGGGCTGTGACCGTgaaccctcccaccatcaggaACATCCTGCATCTGGTCTATCCAGAACTGTTAaaaatgtcagaatcaggttgattatcactgacatatgctgtgaaatttttttgttttgtgacagcagtacaatgcaagacatgaaATATatcacaaattacaataagaaatcaaaaagagagagaaatattaatggtagtgttcacggaccattcagaaatctgatggcagaggggaagaaaatgttcctaaaatgttgagtgtggctcttagggctcctgtgccttctccctggtggtagtaataagaagtggtggggtcctttatgatggatgctgtctttttgaggcttcaccttttgaagatgtcctcaatgccagGGAGGCCGTTGCCCATCATGGAacgagctgagtttacaaccctctgcagcttttaccGATTCTTTACATTAGCCCCtgaaaaccagacagtgatgcaaccagttagaatgctcaccacagtacatctgcagaaattttctaGTCTTGGGTGACATGGACGCCATGTCGCTGAACACTAGCAAGTGTGTAGGTTTCTATGAGTTCATTCCAAACTCTACAAAAGAGCCCTAACCAATCCCATCACTGCAGGCTTGTTGAGGCATAATCTGAGTATACATACTAGTGAAAAAGCAAAGAATGAATTCTGATAAAATATTCGGTGTCCTTGTCAGAGATTACATACGGAAACATTTAGAAGCAAACCATTGCAGTTTTTGTACTGTTTTTGTTTGCTTCACAGCCCACCCTATACATTTCCTATGTTTATAGCCTCTCAGTAGAAGATTTAGATTGCTTTTGGGGCCCAGTGTAAACACAAGCATTATGTAAACTCAAAAGGGGAATTGGATAAGCAGTTCAGGAAAAATAATCTGCAAGTCTTCAGGGAACAAATGGTAGAACGTCTCCTCAAAGAGCTAGCATGGAATTGATGGGCAGAAATGTGCTATGACAGGTCTGTAATTTATGAAAGGGTGTTAGAGAGAATCAATAAAATGTGACAGACTTCTGATGACATGAATGTTGAGAGCAGTGTCTTACAAAAGCTGGTAAAGTAAAAATACGCTCCTATTCAAAAGAGAAAAGGTAGATTTAACTATCTATCATAAAAATACCTTGTAACATAGATTATTGTACTACATTCATTTGATCAGTATTTTAAAATAAGCTTCAATGAcctatggttgggttgagttattCTCTAAGCTTTACTTTTTGCagtttacttgcaaacatttcatcaccttGCAAGGCAACATTGTCAGTGCGCTGTTGactgtggtgtgtcctccgaatgcttggcctttatatacttttaaATCAGCTGATTGGCTGAGTGGTGAACTTTGTGCATTGTGGTCAGGAATTTTGCCTGCATCAGCTCGTATATAGGACCGAAGTCTGCATGTTTTACAGAAATGTTTGTGGAAAACCACGCTTCTAAGCATTCTCTTGCATGCCATGTGTTCACTTCTGctatgactttcactgatgcccagttgaATTTCTGCCCttgatcttcatgggtagagactagggagagtgGCCACGCTGCTTAAACCCAATTGATGTTCATGGATCtttgtggatagttttctcccagtCTGGCCAACGTAATATTTGTTGCAGTCTCCGCATTGGGTTTTGTCATTGTATACTGGACTGATTTTGATTACACTTCTACATTTCTAGAGCTAAAATTAAGTGCTGGATCATGTAAAATGTATGGTTAAACACAAAAGATTGTCctcatgctggaaatcttgagcaacacacataaaatactggagaacctcagcaggtcaggcagcatctatagatttctgcaacttctggtaacttctccccatcacccttcttccttttccattccacattctcGCTCCCCTCTTttaccccttccccccaccctgcccatcacctcctccttccctttctcccatagtccactttcttctcctatcagattatttcttcttcagccctttacctcttccacccaccccctcccagcttctcacttccctcccccacccacctccgccttcacctgtcacctgccagtttgtactctgcccccaccttattctggcttctacccccttccttaccagtcctgatgaatgtcttggcctgaaatgttgactgtttattccccatcatcgatgctgcctgacctactgagttctgccagcattttgtgtgtgtctgtgtggttaAATGTTTGTTAAGGCAGCTATGAAACATAACCGGGTTGGCATGTGTTTTATAAGCCCTTGGAAATATTACAGGCTGGCAGCACTTATTCAAGATTGTCCCATTGTGCTATTTACAGAAGCATTCCATATTCTCAAAATTCAGGTTCGGCAGAAATATTGTTGAGGAGTTGACAACAAAATGCACCTGCCAGACCCGCTTTCTACGTTATACATTACAGCTATGAAATGCTGTGATGAATCATTTTTGACAGCAGTTTAGAACAGCTGTGTATATCTGCTACTTGGCCCAAATCTTAGAGAACAATCTCTGTAGAATTGGACCAATGGTGATAGGATATCGGTTGTGCACAGATTTTAATTTTACCCACTTCAATGCAAGAGGAAAAGTGTACAGGCTAACCCATTGGAGTCCATGTCGCAGAGCTCAGCCAGACtcaggctgtctgggctggccgTTGCATCTTTTAAAACCATCGATACCACTCGAATTCTCATTAGAATTAACATCATCTCCCTGTCAACACAGGCAGAATCTACTAATATCGGCCTTGTGGGTGACAGCAAACTGAGAATTAAAATGGAACTGTAGTTCCTCAACATTAAAGGGACATCTTATGTCTGCAAGGCCCTGCAAATTAATTCTCCAGCTAACACCCTTCTATTATTTTTATACTTCTCTTGAACTCTTAAAAACACTTTTTGTTGTGAATCTTCTCCTGGTATTAGAGTTGATTTAAATCTTTGTTTCTTGGTTTTTAAATTGTCTCTTTTAAATTTTTTATCCTTAGCAAAAAGAAGTCTCATGACTTTCTCTAAAATCCTAAAAGTTGTAACCTTGGCCCAAGGATCTCCTCTGAATAGAAGAACATCTAACCCCTACTAAAACTTTAAAATCACCATTACATAAAATAAGGGTATTAAGATTATTGTGTGGATGGGGCTGTGTCCAACACTGACAGGCCAGTGTgggaaagtttttaaagtggaaagccATTGCACCGGGGCAGTTCCACTCACTCGACCTCAGGAGTCCAAGTCCAACGGTACGAACAACTGTCACAAACTGGGACCTTGgttacagtggatgaccatgacgtcttcatgcccttcgctctccacagaaTGTTCCTGACTGTTGGATTTCACTAGACCTCATCCGTCCAGTCCTCCAGAGCTGATTCCACATGCCAGGATAGGCATGTCCCtaactcactggggtatgaggctgctggttgccctcacctggtttagcccacttgTCGAAGCAATGTGCCAggatgtggctgctgtcacatgtagACAGCTACTTGGAActacaggtgagaactgagtgtctGGTCAGGACCAAAGGTgaatgagctgccccagaatgacATGACAAGTCATTTCACCAGAGGTGcaacccctccctggacaccacaTATACCccaagattattatctgaaccaTGACTAAAACCTACAGTATCCTGTACAACACTTTTGCACGTAATCTTTATTACTGATGGGCATATTTTCTTAACACGTGCATTTCTTTTGAAATTTTGTAGATTAACATAAATGTAGTTTGTCTTTTATTAGATGTTTGCTGTTGATCTTCAAGCCAGTTCACCAGCAATCAAGGCATTAACGTTTTTCTTGCCAGCAAACCCTTGCTCCAAGACCAGGGGCAAGTTTAGCTTTTCCTCTGACCAAACTAATGGATTCCTACTTTCCTTCTGGACTTCTGCTCCACTGGAAGAGATTAGCCGACAACGGCTGTCCTCTTAGTTTCACGGAACAAGGTGCATGTGAAACTTTAGTGGGACCATAGAGAATGATGACCAAGTATGGTTTACAtagaaaaaataggtgcaggagtaggccattcggccctttgagcctgcaccgccatttattatgatcacggctgatcatccaaatcagaaccctgcaccagccttccctccataccctctgatccccctagccacaagggccgtatctaactccctcataagtataaccaatgaactggcctcaactgttttctgtggctaagaattccacagattcactactgtctgtgtgaagaagtttttcctaatctcagtcctaaaaggcttcgcctttatcctcaaaccgtgacccctcgttctggactttcccaacatcgggaacaatcgtcgtgcatctagcctgtccaatccctttaggattttatacgtttcaatcagatcccccctcaatcttctaaattccaacgagtacaagcccaattcatccagtctttcttcatgtgaaagtcctgccatcccaggaatcaatctggtgaaccttctttgtactccctctatggcaaggatgtctttcctcagattaggggaccaaaactgcacacaatactccaggtgtggtctcaccaaggccttgcacaactgcagtagtacctccctgctcctgtactcgaatcctcttgctatcaatgccagcataccattcgcctttttcaccgcctgctgtacctgcatgcccactttcaatgactgcaaTGTTTGCAGGAAGTTATCACAAAGTTGCAACTAACAGCTAAGATCAAGGCTGCAGTAATATGGAGACATTTTCCCCAACAGTAACCAGATTTATTCAGTTTACAATTGAGGTGAATAATAACTCAGGCATATATCAGTTACAGCTACAGTTTACTGTTTGAGGTTTTTAATCCTTTTGTAAATGaatttatatataattatttAATGTATAATTAGAAATAGTTTATAGTTCAAGTGCATATGGTGCTTAAATTAACAGATACGTCAAGCAAAGGTCAGTGTACAGTATATGATCTGTCCTTGATTAGTTTGTTCTTTCGTTATGTGCCACGTTGTGTGACTTGAATGATCATAgtccttccatgaccatgattgttcttgaccaATTTTTCTACAAATGTggttttccatttcctccttttgggtagtgtctttacaacatggatgaccccagccgttatcaatactcttcagagtttgtttgcctggtgttagtggtcatgtaaccaggacttgtgatgtgcaccagttgttcatacgaccatccaccacctgcttccatggcttcacatgagtGGAGGAGTGGgatgggctaagcaggtgctacaccttgcccaagaatgacctgcaggctagtggagagaaggagcatcttacacctcttttggtagagacgtatttccACCTCGCCACCCAGCAGTAGGggtatcaaatgttatggggagaaggccggagaatgggattgagaggaataataaatctggAATGATgggacagactggatgggctgaatggcctaattttgctcttgtGTCTGAAGCTCATATTTGGTAATGGATTAGGGAAACATTTTAATACTGCTTTGTGCCAATCATTTCTtgtacagtcgaccttcactaatccatctacctgtaatccggtttcTTTGATAATCCGGCAGTGATTATGCTTAatatgatccttctgtaattcggcattttcactaatccggcactcctcaggtcccagtggtgccggattagtgaaggttgtcCTGTACAATCAATTGTGTAAATCTCCACAACAAACCCTTGGGGGTTTTAAACTTCAGTACATAAACTTTAGTTGAGCAAGGGTTTAATGCATGGTGGACTAGGAATGTCTTTCAACTGTGAATACCGTGTTTCTGTCCTTGAGATGTTTAATTTTCACATATTCATACATTTGCATGCTTTCAGAATGATCCTTGCTGCCTAGCATTGAAAACTAAAACCTTACCATCTTGAGCATGAAATTGGGAAGGCTCTTAAAAAATCTGACATCATTTAAGTTGGATAGGTTTTGAATAACATTGAATGCCAGAACTCagcaagtgattttttttttgaaaaacatGATTTAGAATTCTTGTTGTGGAGCAGAAAgattccgacacctccctcccctttctagatctttctgtctctgtctctggagacagcttatccactgatgtctactataagcctactgactctcacagctatctggactattcctcttctcaccctgtctcttgcaaaaacgccatccccttctcgcaattcctccgtctccgccgcatctgctctcaggatgaggcttttcattctaggacgagggagatgtcttccttttttaaagaaaggggcttcccttcctccactatcaactctgctcttaaacacatctcccccatttcacgtacatctgctcttactccatcctcccgccaccccactaggaatagggttcccctagtcctcacctaccaccccaccagcctgcggatccaacatattattctccgtaacttccgccacctccaacgggatcccaccactaagcacatctttccctccccccctctctctgcattccgcagggatcgctccctacgcaactcccgtgtccattcgtcccccccatcccttcccactgatctccctcctggcacttatccgtgtaagcggaacaagtgctacacatgcccttacacttcctcccttagcaccattcagggccccaaacagtccttccaggtgaggcaacacttcactgaggtgatatactgcgtccggtgctcccgatgtggccttttatatattggcgagacccgacgcagactgggagaccgctttgctgaacacctacgctctgtccgccagagaaagcaggatctcccagtggccacacattttaattccacatcccattcccattctgacatgtctatccacggcctcctctactgtaaagatgaagccacactcaggttggaggaacaacaccttatattccatctgggtagcctccaacctgatggcatgaacatcgacttctccaacttccactaatgtcccacctccccctcgtaccccatctgttacttatttttgtacacacattctttctctcactctcctttttctccctctgtccctctgcatataccccttgcccatcctctgggtcacccccccttgtctttcttcccggaccttctgtcccatgatcctctcgtatcccttttgcctatcacctgtccagctcttggctccatccctccccctcctgtcttctcctatcattttggatctcccactccccctccaactttcaaatcccttactcactcttccttcaattagtcctgacgaagggtctcggcctgaaacgtggactgtacttcttcctagagatgctgcctggcctgctgcgttcaccagcaacttttatgtgtgttgctagaaagaTTCCTCTATTGGTTCTTGGTTTCACTAGTTAAGCGATATGATGCCCAAATTAGATAATCACCAGTCAGGGTATCATATTCTGTTCAATCTTACTAAGTTACCTTACTAGATCTGGGCAACACAGTGATGCAGTTAGTAGGGCCACTACCTTGAAATATCAGAGACCCCAGTCTGATGTCTTGAGTAATGTCCTTTTGACCGTGTGGGTGCTTCAGTGTCCTACAGGCCAGAGATGTGTGGGTAGGTAAGTTAACTGGCTGCTTGTATGAGGTCTGTGTGGTCACGTAGAATCTGGGGGCGTTGATAAAAATGCGGtgtttgggggcggggggggggaaacctacagcacaatacaggccctttggcccacaaagctgtgccgaacatgtccttaccttagaaattacttagggttacccagagccctctatttttctgagctccatgtacctgttcaggagtctcttaaaagaccctatcgtatccgcctcctccaccgtcaccagcagcccattccatgcactcactgctctctgtgtttaaaaacaaaaacttacccctgacatctcctctgtacctacttccaagcaccttaaaactgtaccctcttgtgctagccattccagccctgggaaaaagcctctgactatccacatgatcaatgcctctcattttatacacctctatcaggtcacctctcatcctccgtcgctccagggaaaaaaggccgagttcactcaacctattctcataaggtatgctccccaatccaggcaacatccttgtcaatctcttctgcaccctttctatggtttccacatcctatagtgaggtgaccagaactgagcatagtactccaggtggggtctgaccagggtcttatatagttgcaacattacccctctgcttctaaactcaatcccacgattgatgaaggccaatgcaccatatacttttttaaccacagagtcaacctgcgcagcagcttttagtgtcctatggacttgcaccccaagatctctctgatcctccacacttgccaagagtcttaccattaatactatattctgccatcatatttgacctaccaaaatgaaccacctcacgcttatctaggttgaactccatctgccacttctcatcccagttttgcatcctatcaatgttccactataacctctgacagctctacactattcacaacaccaccaacctttgtgtcatcagcaaatttactaacccatccctccaactcttcatccagggcatttataaaaatcacgaagagtgggggtcccagaacagatccttgaggcacaccactggtccccaacctccatgcagaatgtgacccatctacaa from Mobula hypostoma chromosome 13, sMobHyp1.1, whole genome shotgun sequence includes:
- the yod1 gene encoding ubiquitin thioesterase OTU1 — protein: MLRLRCKAKNGTHLMQGLTSSSSVQELKDKVEELTGVPCALQKIMVGYPPCCLDLHNGELALKDCPIKSGDTLIVEEERDVVKTKASASKLGVESSDTSTFPHLTRHVVPADNSCLFTSIHYVVEGGVCEPNCAPEMRNLIAQIVASDPHSYTEAVLGKSNWEYCNWICRSDTWGGAIEISILSKFYRCEICVVDTQTVRIDRFGEDVSYTKRVLLIYDGIHYDPLERRFEDPETPSQTIFSTADDVVLAQALELGDEARRKRQFTDLNRFTLRCVVCQKGLVGQVEAREHAKETGHTNFGEV